A stretch of the Chitinispirillales bacterium ANBcel5 genome encodes the following:
- a CDS encoding phage tail protein: protein MQTKEMLNLLPQILRQTAHPGSPLEAILKIMEELHKPAEEILSSQDTLFDPRRTRENLVTLLAHWINLEWLVQSYSINSEIFSENRSFLIERLRELIANGAFLSKWRGTAPGLQVFISIALGDERVRVVEHSNEDADNPIPFHIVVDINSAFKKFDSLIHQIIKKEKPIYVTYEVRYS from the coding sequence GTGCAAACAAAAGAAATGTTAAATCTTCTTCCACAAATTCTACGCCAAACGGCCCACCCCGGTAGTCCTCTGGAAGCTATCCTGAAGATAATGGAAGAACTCCATAAACCGGCGGAGGAAATCTTATCCTCTCAGGATACTCTTTTCGATCCGCGCAGAACAAGGGAAAACCTGGTTACCCTTCTGGCCCACTGGATTAATCTGGAATGGCTCGTTCAAAGCTACAGCATTAACTCAGAAATATTTAGCGAAAACAGGAGTTTCTTGATTGAAAGACTCAGAGAATTGATTGCAAATGGTGCATTTCTAAGCAAATGGAGAGGAACAGCCCCTGGGTTACAGGTGTTTATATCCATTGCTCTTGGAGATGAGAGAGTTCGAGTTGTAGAACATTCAAATGAAGATGCGGATAACCCGATACCATTTCACATTGTAGTGGACATTAACAGTGCGTTTAAAAAGTTTGATAGTCTGATTCATCAAATTATAAAAAAAGAAAAGCCTATTTATGTGACTTACGAGGTGCGGTATTCTTAA
- a CDS encoding putative baseplate assembly protein, with translation MSLPSMNIDDRDFDSLVKDSLKMITQSCPQWTDVSMGEPGRMLIEVFAYLTETMIYRINRLPQKAFVEFLRLLGVKLYPPKAARTTLQFSLKTPMPNQIDIPQYTRVTLDQSGSETEPPIFITTKLASIKPGKKEIKVDAFNAEMVTGELAGHGNGVPGQWVQAAKTPIIAGAELLVGVESTPEELSQRAETISYGDKVFRIWSEVESFANLGKDRYVFTADRVTGVITFTPSVKIHDEDEDAPLPALGEAVPEGREIRLWYAHGGGDGGNASAEVLNVLKDPVPGVHLTVTNVTPATGGAPTESIDNALLRGPLQFRSLERAVTADDIELVTKQISGDVSRAHAYTKIELWKYALRGTVEVLAVPSIPKSKWNSGRISINNILNQQKISTLDLIREELKKRTPLGITVLVNWVRYKGVSVHARVVVNQGENTSKLKERVLERLYIAINPIPSENNSSGWEFNSPLRVSSVYDILLAEPAVRYADNVKLKVQYAPSTDVRCIQVDSFQERMWYASSGSSLFRTSNEANGWELITTFQDEEIRKIESSNTFAGYLAVSTTIFRSNDERYSKLYLSKDCGESGSWDLLHQTAFEIDDIAWTERDNEPILLFTAESGLFELTLKVGAVPGHILVDSNEPSRGFYSVEAAKDERGISYVAVSSRRNGGIFISDRQGRAGTFSHTGLKGEDIRLLKSNQYGGRIFLWAAVTAAGTEEGKGCFRLELSSSSNLENEWVLFNKQWSGGSCFSLTFHNTRAYAGTHNAGVLALDSRTSSASWQKHSIDSGLPFRDRGRIFEPVLAIQSDQKRSEPLLLAGGVKGVFISSDAKVFKICSDTVFTETVTIPPNWLFCSGEHKIVVETEE, from the coding sequence ATGTCACTTCCGTCTATGAATATCGATGATCGTGATTTTGACTCCCTGGTAAAAGATTCATTAAAAATGATTACACAATCTTGCCCCCAATGGACCGATGTTTCTATGGGGGAGCCCGGGCGAATGCTCATTGAAGTTTTTGCATATCTTACTGAAACAATGATTTATAGAATTAACCGCTTACCGCAAAAAGCTTTTGTTGAATTTCTGCGGTTGCTCGGGGTTAAACTTTATCCTCCCAAGGCCGCCAGAACAACACTTCAATTTTCGCTGAAAACACCCATGCCAAACCAAATAGATATCCCTCAGTATACAAGGGTTACTCTTGATCAATCTGGCAGTGAAACAGAACCACCCATATTCATAACCACTAAACTTGCCAGTATCAAACCCGGCAAAAAGGAGATCAAAGTCGACGCATTCAATGCAGAGATGGTCACCGGGGAGCTGGCCGGGCATGGGAACGGTGTTCCCGGGCAATGGGTTCAAGCCGCGAAAACACCCATTATTGCAGGGGCAGAGCTCTTAGTTGGGGTTGAATCAACACCGGAAGAGCTCTCTCAAAGAGCTGAGACGATCTCCTATGGAGACAAAGTGTTCAGAATCTGGAGCGAGGTTGAAAGCTTCGCAAACTTGGGTAAAGATAGGTATGTTTTCACAGCAGACCGCGTTACCGGTGTGATTACTTTTACACCATCGGTAAAAATACATGATGAAGATGAAGATGCTCCACTACCTGCTCTGGGGGAAGCGGTCCCTGAAGGCAGAGAGATCCGGCTTTGGTATGCACATGGAGGTGGTGATGGTGGAAACGCGTCTGCGGAGGTTCTCAATGTACTAAAAGATCCAGTACCGGGTGTTCACCTCACAGTAACCAATGTAACTCCTGCAACCGGAGGCGCACCAACAGAAAGCATAGACAACGCACTGCTTCGCGGACCGCTTCAATTCAGATCTCTTGAGCGTGCCGTGACGGCAGACGATATTGAGCTTGTTACAAAACAAATCTCCGGAGATGTAAGCAGAGCTCATGCTTACACTAAAATTGAGTTATGGAAATATGCTCTGAGAGGTACTGTAGAAGTACTGGCTGTACCTTCAATTCCTAAGTCAAAATGGAACTCAGGACGCATATCTATAAACAATATTTTAAATCAGCAAAAAATTTCCACCCTTGACCTTATTCGTGAAGAACTGAAGAAAAGAACTCCCCTTGGAATAACGGTTCTTGTGAATTGGGTACGATATAAAGGGGTGAGTGTGCACGCCAGAGTAGTGGTAAATCAGGGTGAAAATACTTCAAAATTAAAAGAAAGGGTTTTAGAGCGACTCTACATTGCAATAAATCCAATACCTTCTGAAAACAATTCATCAGGGTGGGAATTCAATAGCCCTCTAAGGGTATCTTCAGTTTACGATATTCTGCTCGCTGAACCTGCGGTACGATATGCCGACAATGTAAAATTGAAGGTTCAGTATGCTCCCTCAACAGATGTACGATGCATACAGGTCGATTCTTTTCAGGAAAGAATGTGGTATGCTTCAAGCGGTTCATCTCTTTTTCGCACCTCTAATGAAGCAAATGGTTGGGAGCTTATAACTACCTTCCAGGATGAAGAGATTCGAAAAATTGAGTCCAGCAACACTTTTGCAGGATACCTGGCTGTGAGTACCACTATCTTTAGAAGCAACGATGAGCGATATTCAAAACTTTATCTATCAAAAGATTGTGGTGAAAGCGGAAGCTGGGATCTTCTTCACCAAACCGCATTTGAGATAGATGATATTGCCTGGACAGAGCGGGACAACGAGCCGATTCTACTATTTACTGCTGAGAGCGGGTTGTTTGAATTGACACTCAAAGTGGGTGCTGTTCCGGGACATATTCTGGTCGACAGCAATGAGCCATCCAGAGGGTTTTACTCAGTGGAAGCGGCAAAGGATGAGCGTGGAATCTCTTATGTGGCAGTGTCGTCTCGACGCAATGGCGGAATCTTCATCTCAGATCGCCAGGGAAGAGCCGGCACATTTTCACACACCGGGCTCAAAGGAGAAGATATCCGTTTATTGAAGTCCAATCAGTACGGAGGACGGATATTTCTTTGGGCAGCAGTTACCGCAGCTGGCACAGAGGAGGGAAAAGGGTGTTTCAGACTTGAACTAAGCAGCTCATCAAACCTGGAAAATGAATGGGTTCTCTTCAATAAGCAGTGGAGTGGTGGTTCCTGTTTTTCTCTCACTTTTCACAACACCAGGGCATATGCCGGAACACATAACGCCGGTGTTTTAGCTCTTGATTCGCGAACCAGTTCTGCTTCATGGCAAAAACACTCTATCGACAGTGGCTTACCATTTAGAGACAGGGGTCGGATTTTTGAGCCGGTATTAGCGATACAGTCAGATCAGAAACGTAGCGAGCCACTCTTACTTGCTGGAGGTGTTAAGGGTGTATTCATAAGCAGTGATGCAAAAGTTTTTAAAATATGCTCTGATACAGTGTTCACTGAAACGGTCACTATACCTCCAAACTGGCTATTTTGTTCAGGAGAACACAAAATAGTGGTGGAAACAGAAGAGTGA
- a CDS encoding phage baseplate assembly protein V, with amino-acid sequence MNQIAVLPNLQLELNGKLIDPQTARKVSSIVVRQALYLPTAALITFTEPPDSFYENLQTEPATELIIKCDGDQIFKGTTAAVEYTNQPFSGEVVTLRAYDSLYKMRKKQKCRSHSNLTCSDIIAEIAAEYTILVNAEKSGPHFPYIIQYQQSDLDFITSISQRTGFYFYLKNETLEFFLPELKEEPKILTRGKNLLECTIECNGTKSYDSFETFGWNPFRVSEHKGRAENSPSSSDIARNFSNLKEDAPSLATYHIPLFDNEHADSLSNSIGNRSQGTEVTITGVAEGDPELFPGSAIKIEGVQKMFSATHILTEVLHQIDVHSGFITKFSTEPPELVSNEVGPVATLANVLSVDDPENLGRVKVSFPTCNNVQSDWLTVLFPAAGSDKGIVALPDVGDKVLVLLINNDLSFGIVLGGLFGVDRDSPGWGVVNGAVKNYIVKTKDGQSIMLNDAEESIVVKNKEGSFYELAPRQVTFHSKRDLLIEAPGSKITIRGNSINFERG; translated from the coding sequence TTGAATCAGATTGCAGTACTTCCGAATCTGCAACTTGAGCTCAACGGAAAGCTCATTGATCCCCAAACAGCCCGAAAGGTTAGTAGTATCGTCGTCCGGCAGGCGCTCTATCTACCAACGGCGGCTCTAATAACATTCACAGAGCCACCAGATTCATTTTATGAAAATTTGCAAACTGAGCCTGCCACAGAATTAATAATTAAATGTGATGGAGACCAGATTTTTAAGGGCACAACTGCGGCGGTTGAATATACAAATCAACCATTTTCAGGAGAAGTTGTAACTTTACGGGCCTATGATTCACTCTATAAAATGCGAAAAAAACAAAAATGCAGGTCGCATTCCAATCTCACCTGTTCTGATATTATTGCAGAGATTGCAGCAGAATACACTATCTTGGTCAATGCAGAGAAAAGTGGTCCTCATTTTCCTTATATTATTCAATATCAACAGTCAGATCTGGACTTTATAACATCAATCTCACAGAGAACAGGCTTCTACTTTTACCTCAAAAATGAAACACTTGAGTTCTTTCTTCCTGAATTAAAAGAGGAACCCAAAATTTTAACACGTGGCAAAAACCTTCTTGAATGCACAATTGAGTGTAACGGTACCAAAAGCTACGATTCATTTGAAACATTTGGGTGGAATCCATTCAGAGTAAGTGAGCACAAAGGCAGAGCAGAAAATAGTCCCAGTTCTTCAGATATAGCCAGAAATTTTTCAAATCTCAAAGAAGATGCACCTTCTTTAGCCACTTATCACATTCCACTTTTTGATAACGAACATGCAGATTCACTATCAAACTCAATAGGTAACAGAAGCCAGGGGACTGAAGTTACAATTACAGGAGTAGCTGAAGGAGATCCTGAACTTTTTCCCGGTAGTGCAATTAAGATTGAAGGTGTACAGAAAATGTTTAGTGCCACTCATATACTAACAGAGGTGCTTCATCAAATTGATGTACATAGTGGTTTTATAACGAAATTTTCTACCGAGCCTCCAGAACTGGTTTCAAATGAGGTTGGCCCTGTCGCTACGCTGGCTAATGTACTATCGGTTGATGATCCTGAAAATCTTGGAAGAGTTAAGGTCTCTTTTCCGACATGTAATAATGTTCAGTCAGACTGGTTAACGGTACTATTCCCTGCTGCGGGTTCTGATAAAGGTATTGTGGCGCTGCCTGATGTTGGTGATAAGGTTTTGGTCCTTCTAATTAACAATGATCTGTCCTTTGGAATCGTACTTGGTGGGCTTTTCGGTGTAGATCGTGATTCCCCCGGGTGGGGTGTAGTTAATGGTGCTGTTAAAAATTACATAGTAAAAACAAAAGATGGGCAATCCATAATGCTCAATGATGCAGAAGAAAGCATAGTAGTTAAAAACAAAGAGGGAAGCTTTTATGAGCTTGCCCCAAGACAGGTTACTTTTCACTCAAAACGTGACCTTTTAATTGAAGCCCCCGGAAGCAAAATTACAATCCGGGGTAACAGTATCAATTTTGAAAGAGGCTAA
- a CDS encoding ABC transporter permease, whose product MKLLKNLLKTPAFSIGMGLFLTALFIALVVPFFYDINIATRVGPAYMPPNSQHWLGTNHMGYDMVSLLIDGLRSSMYVGLLAGLIATFTGTFLGIYGGYRGGWRDDSINLFTNLVLVIPQLVIVILISSMLTDGRSLTLIALIIGFTGWTWSARAVRAQAASIKSRDHIGLARVNGSGTVSIVFKQILPYLLSYVFMVFIMQTASGILTEASISMIGLGPFDTVSLGTILNDSMRNEALNDGAWWAFIPAVILVTLIAFALYVINTSMEGVFNPRLRK is encoded by the coding sequence TTTTATCGCTCTTGTGGTACCATTCTTTTATGATATTAATATAGCAACAAGAGTAGGTCCTGCCTATATGCCTCCTAATAGTCAGCACTGGCTTGGGACCAATCATATGGGCTATGATATGGTTTCATTACTGATTGATGGATTGAGATCATCAATGTATGTAGGGCTTCTTGCCGGATTAATCGCAACATTTACAGGTACATTTCTTGGAATATACGGCGGTTACAGAGGTGGATGGCGTGATGATTCAATCAACCTTTTTACTAATCTTGTTTTGGTTATTCCACAGCTTGTGATTGTTATATTGATAAGCAGTATGTTAACTGATGGGCGTTCACTTACTCTCATTGCTTTAATTATTGGATTTACGGGGTGGACCTGGAGTGCAAGGGCTGTCAGGGCTCAGGCTGCGAGTATAAAAAGCAGAGATCATATCGGCCTTGCAAGGGTCAACGGCTCCGGTACAGTAAGCATAGTATTTAAACAAATACTGCCTTACTTACTATCCTATGTATTTATGGTATTTATCATGCAGACTGCATCAGGCATTTTAACTGAAGCATCGATTAGTATGATTGGGCTTGGCCCCTTTGATACTGTTTCACTTGGAACCATTCTAAACGATTCTATGAGAAATGAAGCGCTCAATGATGGTGCTTGGTGGGCATTTATTCCTGCTGTTATCCTTGTAACGTTGATAGCTTTTGCACTTTATGTAATTAATACGTCTATGGAGGGCGTGTTTAATCCACGTCTGCGTAAATAG
- a CDS encoding ABC transporter ATP-binding protein: protein MAITDIEKNKTPGDKTEKVGSGGNTPIFEVDDLHLHYLTRFGDKIPAVAGVSFSMKQGEVLGIAGESGCGKSTLVNGCMGLFIPPLNPTSGDVRVAGESIMSRTHADVRKNVLAKKVAMIPQGAFNSLNPTRKIKDIAADMIASHEGNVNRKELYERLRDRFNLIGMDQSILNSYPIEITAGMRQRSVIAISTLLNPKMVIADEPTSALDVTTQKSVIKMIFDLLDKGIFSSMIFITHELPLLRHVAGRIAIMYAGQLVEVGTTDQIVFDPRHPYTKALMGSMLSAEPGQKQRKPVAIEGAPPNLAKPIFGCRFAERCPEARKDCKGKEQEIRIVADRQVRCAYAS from the coding sequence ATGGCGATAACTGATATTGAAAAAAATAAAACACCTGGAGATAAAACCGAAAAGGTAGGTTCCGGAGGGAATACCCCAATTTTTGAGGTTGATGATCTTCACCTCCATTACCTTACCAGGTTTGGCGACAAAATCCCCGCCGTTGCAGGTGTATCATTTTCTATGAAACAAGGGGAAGTGCTTGGTATTGCCGGTGAATCAGGTTGCGGAAAATCGACCCTGGTTAATGGATGTATGGGGCTTTTCATACCACCACTCAATCCTACTTCCGGTGATGTTCGTGTTGCGGGTGAGTCAATCATGAGTAGAACACATGCAGATGTAAGAAAAAATGTGTTGGCAAAAAAGGTTGCTATGATTCCCCAGGGAGCGTTTAATTCTCTAAATCCAACCCGCAAAATCAAAGACATTGCTGCAGATATGATAGCAAGTCACGAAGGTAATGTTAATAGAAAAGAGCTATATGAACGGCTGAGGGATCGTTTCAATCTTATTGGAATGGATCAGAGTATCTTAAACTCTTATCCTATCGAAATTACAGCAGGAATGCGTCAGCGTTCAGTTATAGCTATTTCTACTCTACTGAATCCAAAAATGGTTATTGCTGATGAGCCAACATCCGCTCTTGATGTTACGACTCAGAAATCTGTAATTAAAATGATTTTCGATCTACTTGACAAGGGAATCTTTTCAAGTATGATCTTTATCACTCACGAATTACCGCTTCTGCGCCATGTGGCAGGACGTATTGCTATCATGTATGCGGGGCAGTTAGTCGAAGTGGGAACAACAGATCAAATCGTTTTCGATCCAAGGCATCCTTATACTAAAGCACTTATGGGTTCAATGTTAAGTGCTGAGCCTGGCCAGAAACAGAGAAAACCGGTTGCAATTGAAGGTGCTCCGCCCAATTTGGCAAAGCCAATTTTCGGATGCCGTTTTGCAGAAAGGTGCCCTGAAGCCAGAAAAGATTGTAAGGGAAAAGAACAGGAAATACGAATTGTCGCAGACAGACAGGTGAGGTGTGCTTATGCCAGTTGA
- a CDS encoding group II intron maturase-specific domain-containing protein, whose product MCKGWSTDFLGHSLNRDGSLILSKESEKRFRQKMRQVTCRRRAISLQCLITELNTVLRGWLYYFRYAEMRGRLIKLTSWLQRRLRCFRLKQCKRVIGIVRFLRSRKIPEWQCWIMALSGKGWWRLSATPQAHEAMNNKWFYHIGLFNLMDNYKRLKFEETAVYQQVRTVV is encoded by the coding sequence GTGTGCAAGGGATGGAGTACTGATTTCCTTGGGCACAGTCTGAACAGAGACGGTTCGCTCATTCTAAGCAAAGAAAGTGAAAAGCGTTTTCGGCAAAAGATGCGTCAAGTTACCTGTCGAAGACGTGCGATCAGCTTACAATGCCTTATTACAGAACTCAACACTGTACTTCGGGGGTGGCTGTATTACTTCAGGTATGCTGAGATGAGAGGACGATTGATAAAACTAACGAGCTGGTTACAACGTCGTCTTCGTTGCTTTAGATTGAAGCAGTGTAAAAGAGTCATTGGTATAGTACGCTTCCTCAGGAGCAGAAAAATACCTGAATGGCAATGCTGGATAATGGCACTGTCTGGTAAAGGATGGTGGCGATTATCCGCTACGCCACAGGCTCATGAAGCAATGAACAACAAATGGTTTTATCATATCGGCCTGTTTAATTTGATGGATAACTACAAACGTTTGAAATTTGAAGAAACCGCCGTATACCAACAGGTACGTACGGTGGTGTGA
- a CDS encoding PASTA domain-containing protein produces MGQSFAISATQTDVKVTGKTEKVRTGSCTFIVTNTSAVSITGRVRAVPLGETNAEWFKIDSKSIERDYEPNESYNVNVNIEVPPQIPKGTYRFRLDAFSEEHPHEDYTEGQTVSIEVEEAPEPKTKPPWWIYIAIGGAVLLLLIIILLITCPSPEVRVPDLEGMSYEQAADLLSDRQLRDSLIQTNLPNDQSLWIVIDQRPEEGASVERNTAVIVTIGVRVPSVVGATEESGRNLLTEAGFEPVFGGHRDTGQIPGRIVETRPEADEVVVAGDQVRYFVRRGPTVDQDCLGFDRERLEIRDDNSRFLLTHGGRRMKLFDERSDAERALEIINHYEMNSRCFVGRPGPSIEYWLTNDVSPTGSISGENCISFDPQNLTILPGFQGFILLEENRVIRSFPNREEAELTRDIIRMHSFTNLCFVVQRSNPAMTYFRR; encoded by the coding sequence ATGGGGCAAAGTTTTGCAATATCAGCAACTCAGACGGATGTTAAGGTTACAGGAAAAACCGAAAAAGTAAGAACCGGTTCCTGTACGTTTATTGTTACAAATACATCGGCTGTCAGCATAACCGGAAGAGTAAGAGCAGTCCCGCTGGGAGAAACTAATGCGGAGTGGTTTAAAATAGATTCAAAGAGCATTGAGCGCGACTACGAACCGAATGAATCCTATAATGTAAATGTGAATATCGAAGTTCCGCCACAGATTCCCAAAGGAACCTATCGCTTTCGGTTGGACGCATTCTCTGAGGAACACCCTCATGAGGATTATACTGAAGGTCAAACGGTCAGCATTGAAGTGGAGGAAGCACCGGAGCCTAAAACCAAACCACCCTGGTGGATATACATCGCAATCGGCGGAGCTGTACTGCTTCTGCTGATAATCATTTTATTAATTACCTGCCCGTCTCCGGAAGTCCGTGTACCAGATTTAGAAGGGATGTCTTATGAACAAGCGGCAGATTTGCTTTCGGACAGGCAGCTAAGAGACAGTCTGATCCAGACAAATTTACCGAATGATCAATCTCTGTGGATAGTAATCGATCAACGTCCGGAAGAGGGTGCATCAGTTGAGAGAAATACTGCTGTTATTGTCACAATTGGTGTAAGGGTTCCTTCGGTTGTAGGTGCAACTGAGGAGAGTGGTAGGAATCTGCTCACAGAGGCCGGTTTTGAACCGGTGTTTGGAGGACATAGAGACACAGGACAGATACCAGGCAGAATTGTCGAAACCCGACCTGAAGCCGATGAAGTAGTTGTAGCGGGCGACCAGGTCAGATATTTCGTTCGTAGAGGACCTACTGTTGATCAGGACTGCTTGGGCTTTGATAGAGAGCGCCTTGAAATACGGGATGACAACTCAAGATTTTTATTAACTCACGGTGGAAGAAGGATGAAATTGTTTGATGAAAGGAGTGATGCCGAGCGAGCTTTAGAAATTATTAACCACTATGAGATGAATTCACGTTGTTTTGTAGGACGCCCCGGACCATCAATTGAATACTGGCTAACAAACGATGTATCTCCTACTGGAAGTATCAGTGGAGAAAACTGTATCAGTTTCGATCCACAAAACCTCACGATTCTACCGGGATTTCAGGGGTTTATTCTTCTTGAAGAGAACAGAGTTATTCGCAGTTTTCCTAACCGTGAGGAGGCGGAGCTCACACGTGATATAATTCGTATGCACAGTTTTACCAACCTGTGTTTTGTTGTTCAAAGATCCAATCCCGCAATGACCTATTTTAGAAGATAA
- a CDS encoding S8 family serine peptidase, which produces MKTKEVILKNKNQMPKRNPFAGSFSFGRNSDMEPPVLSVEVEELDTRDLPLLSRDSDVVAFAPVMPMKLIEPVKVQLSEAMREQSVTWGIRATGADTCPFSGNGVVVAVLDTGIDSKHKAFDDVQLIQRDFTGDGDGDPNGHGTHCAGTIFGRDIQGIRIGVAKGVKKALIGKVLGNNGGGSTEQIMSAIMWALESGAHIISMSLGMDFPGYVRSLTDLGYPAELATSRALEAYRANTQLFERLASLIRANGSFGQSCILIAAAGNESRREIHPDWEIAVAPPAISEGIISVGALGEGQGGLTIANFSNTGANVCGPGVNVVSAETGGGLVALNGTSMAAPHVAGIAAFWAEKMIRFGRLNCQELSARLIGNSQLSPLREDFDPFDVGAGLIRAPQS; this is translated from the coding sequence ATGAAAACCAAAGAAGTAATTCTCAAAAATAAAAACCAGATGCCAAAGAGAAATCCATTTGCCGGCTCCTTCTCTTTTGGCCGAAATAGTGATATGGAGCCACCGGTTCTGTCTGTAGAGGTCGAAGAGCTGGATACGCGGGACCTGCCTTTGCTCTCAAGGGACAGTGATGTTGTAGCGTTTGCTCCCGTAATGCCTATGAAGCTCATTGAACCTGTGAAAGTGCAGTTAAGCGAAGCAATGCGTGAACAATCTGTAACATGGGGAATAAGGGCAACAGGTGCAGACACTTGTCCCTTTTCAGGTAACGGTGTTGTTGTGGCTGTTCTGGATACTGGGATCGATTCAAAACACAAGGCTTTTGATGATGTTCAGCTGATTCAACGGGATTTTACCGGAGATGGGGATGGTGACCCTAATGGACATGGAACTCACTGTGCGGGAACAATTTTTGGAAGAGATATTCAAGGAATACGAATTGGAGTGGCAAAAGGGGTAAAAAAAGCATTGATAGGAAAAGTTCTGGGTAATAACGGTGGTGGATCTACAGAGCAAATTATGAGTGCAATAATGTGGGCTTTAGAAAGTGGTGCTCATATAATCTCCATGTCTCTTGGTATGGATTTCCCTGGATATGTACGTTCTCTTACAGATTTGGGATATCCTGCTGAACTTGCAACATCCAGGGCGCTGGAGGCTTATCGTGCTAATACACAGCTTTTTGAGAGGCTGGCCTCCCTGATCAGAGCAAACGGCAGTTTCGGTCAGTCTTGTATTCTCATTGCTGCAGCGGGTAACGAAAGTCGTCGCGAAATACACCCTGATTGGGAGATCGCAGTTGCACCACCAGCTATATCAGAAGGTATAATCTCTGTCGGAGCACTGGGAGAAGGCCAGGGGGGACTCACCATTGCCAATTTCTCCAACACTGGTGCTAATGTTTGTGGTCCGGGCGTAAATGTGGTTTCAGCAGAGACCGGTGGGGGACTCGTTGCATTAAATGGCACAAGTATGGCCGCTCCACATGTAGCAGGAATCGCAGCGTTTTGGGCAGAAAAGATGATACGTTTTGGAAGGTTAAACTGTCAGGAGCTTTCCGCCCGTCTCATAGGTAATTCACAGTTGAGCCCTTTGAGAGAGGACTTTGATCCCTTTGATGTGGGCGCGGGTCTTATACGGGCACCACAAAGTTGA
- a CDS encoding GPW/gp25 family protein has translation MPATAWKFDFPNQDFDQYPSPVGLRINSKGGIGMISANASIRQSLLMLLSIAPGERVMYPEYGCSLHKLAFSVNDDTTAGLAIHYIREAIRRWEPRITILRLDAKANPQHQELLEITIEYKTNVSNKTEYLDFTIDLEQKRI, from the coding sequence ATGCCAGCCACTGCCTGGAAATTCGATTTTCCGAATCAGGACTTTGACCAGTACCCCTCCCCGGTTGGATTAAGGATTAATTCCAAAGGTGGAATCGGGATGATCTCAGCGAATGCATCGATCAGACAGTCACTGCTTATGCTCCTATCAATTGCACCGGGAGAACGGGTAATGTACCCTGAATACGGCTGCAGTCTTCACAAGTTGGCTTTTTCTGTCAATGATGATACAACAGCGGGTTTAGCAATTCATTATATTCGCGAAGCTATCAGAAGATGGGAACCACGTATCACTATTTTGCGCCTTGATGCAAAAGCTAATCCCCAGCATCAGGAACTACTCGAAATAACTATCGAATACAAAACAAATGTTTCAAACAAAACAGAATATCTTGATTTTACCATAGACCTTGAGCAAAAGAGGATATAA
- a CDS encoding dipeptide/oligopeptide/nickel ABC transporter ATP-binding protein, producing the protein MPVETDIFNAQNVTCVFGHGKKRVTAVDDVTFKICDQEIVSLVGGSGCGKSVLAKLMLSLHKPTSGVFLYKGKVIEDQKEHWREVQPVFQDPFSCFNQFFTIRSQLKDSFGIIKEKPSKKEIEERVDQALLAVNIKPHEIEGKYPFELSGGQMQRMLLARIFILRPKVLIADEPTSMVDACVRANILDYLMKLKEELKMTIVFITHDIGLAYYVSDRLFIMHKGKIVEQGSPDDVTQRPQSDHTKQLLSDIPDIHREWITA; encoded by the coding sequence ATGCCAGTTGAAACTGATATCTTTAACGCACAGAATGTTACCTGTGTTTTTGGTCATGGTAAAAAAAGAGTCACCGCAGTAGATGATGTAACATTTAAAATCTGTGATCAGGAGATTGTGTCTTTAGTAGGGGGATCTGGATGTGGCAAAAGTGTTCTTGCCAAACTTATGCTTAGTCTTCATAAGCCTACATCTGGTGTTTTTCTCTACAAAGGAAAAGTGATTGAGGATCAAAAGGAACACTGGAGAGAGGTGCAACCTGTGTTTCAAGACCCTTTTAGTTGCTTTAATCAATTCTTTACCATTCGCTCACAGCTAAAAGATTCTTTTGGTATCATAAAAGAAAAACCATCTAAAAAAGAGATCGAAGAGAGAGTGGACCAGGCTCTGCTTGCTGTGAATATTAAGCCTCATGAAATCGAAGGTAAGTATCCCTTTGAATTATCGGGCGGACAGATGCAAAGAATGCTTCTGGCCAGAATTTTTATTCTGAGACCAAAAGTGCTTATTGCAGATGAACCAACCAGTATGGTAGATGCCTGTGTAAGAGCAAATATTCTCGATTACCTTATGAAGCTTAAAGAAGAGCTCAAAATGACAATCGTATTTATTACTCACGATATTGGGCTTGCTTATTATGTAAGTGACCGGCTCTTTATTATGCATAAGGGTAAAATTGTGGAACAGGGTTCTCCAGATGATGTAACCCAAAGACCACAAAGCGATCACACAAAGCAGCTTCTTTCGGATATTCCGGATATCCACAGGGAGTGGATTACTGCTTAG